The nucleotide window CTGCGAAAGACTCGCCGACGCGCCGGGGTTCAGCACGGCCGACAGGCTCGCCGCCTGCAGATCCTGCGCGAGCACGGTGCGATCGTTCTTCAGCAGATCGTCGTACGATGCGCCGTCGAACAACTTGCGGTCCTTCAGTTGAAGCACACGCACGGCAACCGATGTCGCGCGGCCGGCGTCGTCGGGATTCAGCGATGCGCGCGCGGTGAGATCGACATCGACCGTCTTCACCTGCTTGTAGAACACCGCGCGATAAGCGCTCGCCGACGTATCGGAGATGCTCTGCCATGCGCCGCATGCCGACAGCAGCGTCGCACACGCGACCATCGCCGTCGTCACTCGCGTCGCCGCGGCGATCGGCATAGACATGGCACTTCGTTGTTCACGCATGATTCGAGTCCAGACAGATGTTCGGCCGGGACGCCAGAAGGGCTTCGCAGAGGCCGAGGTTGATATGAATGAGGCGCTCGTCGCTGGCCGGCAGAACGGTCGTCCAGCCAAGGCGCGGCGCAGGGGTAACGCCGGGCGCGTCCGAAGCGCCCCGTGTGCCGATCGTCGGCTGCGGCGCGAGCGTCGAAGGAATCGTCATGCGCAGATGCACGTTGGCCTTGACGCCGACATAGAGCCGCACGTATGCGCAGAGTTCTCGATGCAGCCATGCACCGGGCAGCAGGTCGTGAGCCTGCCTTGCATCGGCGGGACGCAGCGTCGCGCGCACCGCGCCGTTGCGATAGATCATGCGCTTGCCGAGCACATAGCCGCAGCCGAGCCCACGCCTGCCGCCGTCGGGCGCGGCCGCGCCGCCTTGCCTGGCCGAGGACAACGGATCAGGCGCACCGGCCATGATCGCGACGGGCCAGAACTCGTCGACGCGCACCCGCACGCCCGGCGCCGCCAGCGCGATCACGCCCTCGAGACCTTCAGGCGTGCGCGTGCGCTGAATCAGCAAGCCCAGCAACGCAAGCATCCGAGATGCCGGCAAACCGGCCCGCTCCGGCTTGTCGCCCCACCCGAAGCCCGCGAGACACAGCAGATCGCGCGAATGCCGGTCGACACCGCCCGCACGAAAACTTTCCGGATAACGGTATTTTTTCCACGCGCGATAGAGCAGCGTAACGAAGCGATGATTGAACTGATCGAGAAACGCTTCGAGCGCTTCATGTCCCTCCTCGCGTAAGGCAATCTCGTCGATCATGTGCGGCGGCATCGCCGCGTCCACACCGTACAGGCCCATGAAGGTCGTGCGGACCGTCGGCGGTGCGGGAGGCACGCGATACGGATCGCGATCGCCATATGGATTGCCGGATTCCGCGCCAGATGCACCGCCCCGGCGGCTCTCACGGCTCTGCTCGCTCTCGTCGAACTCGACCGCAGCCAGCTCGCCGGCTGGGAAACCGAGCCGCGGCCACGAACCGAACCGCACCGGCTCATGCGCGGCCGTATCGCGCGTGCCGAACCCGGGACTGGCCGGAGCGCGCATCTCGAACAGCCGGCACAGCTGCATGAAACTCATATGCGGCGCGCGCGCGAGCAGCAACATGACGAGCGGCTCGAGCGCCGGCGAATCGACCGGCTTCATAGTGCCGCCCTTTGCATCTTGCTGCGCGGCCAACCGATGCGCGCCCTGGAGGGCAGGCTCACGATCGACAGCTTCGTGAACAGGTTGATTTCCGCGTAGAGCCCGAAAAAGCGATGCAGCAGTTCGCCGAACAGCATCACGTCGCCGTCGCCCGCGAAAGCGTGCGAATCGAGCGTCACCACGATATGCATGCCGCGTTCGACCGCGCCGCCCGACACCTCTTCGAGCAGCTCCTGCGACACCGACAGAATGCCCGCAAGACGCCTGCGATTGAGTTCGTCATCGGTCCAGTCGTAGAGCGCGAGCGCGCCGCGCAGCACCTGCGCGTCCATCATCGACAGGAAATTCGGTGCGAGATGCGACAGCACACGCCAGTGGAAGCGGTCGCCGGTCGGTGGATGCAACGGCAGCGTCGGCGCAACGAGGCTGCGTACCCCCGCGACATGCGGCGTGCTCTCGGCCAGCTCGTCGATATTGGCCTCGCGCAGTCCTTTGCGCGGCAGCATGCCGTTCGTGCCGGTCACATGCAGCGACAGACTTTCGAGCGGCAGCGTTTCGGCCGACTCCCACGCATGGCCGCCAAGCACGATCCAGGTTTCGTGCAGACCGCCGACACCGGGCCGCACGCGCGTATGAAAGTAGCGCTCCGGCGCTTCGTGCCGCATCATCCCGCCGCGATGGCGGAACGTCTTGAACGGCACGTATTCGTAGCGTCTTGCAGTGACATGGTCGAACGATTCGATCGCGTCGACCGAATAGGTTTCGATATGCTCGCCGTGCCGGCCGGCGGGCACGACACGGTACTCGGTTTCGTGATGATTGGCTTCGATCGTCTCGGCATCGAGCCGGAACAGATTGATCACAGGCGTGCAGAAAAGCCGCACGTTTTCCGCGTTGAAACGCTGGTCCGATGGGAACGCTTGCTTGAGGACGAACTCGAGCTCGAAGCGTGTCGACTTCGCGGGCAGCTTGGCGATATCGAGCCCGCACAGGTCGACGAACAGGAATTTTTCACGAAACGTGAAGTACTCGAGCAGCAGTTGATAGCCGGAAAACGCCGCCTCGGCCTTCGGCCATAGACGCTCTTCGGCGCAGAAGCCGGCCGGCTCGACCGTTACACCGGCAAGCGGCTGCGCTTCGCCATCGCGCACGCCGGCGATGCGCCACGCGACCGCATCGACCTCGCGCGTCAGCGCGAGATGCACGGCGAACGCAGTCGGCAAATCCGCGTTCAGGTACAGGCGCAGCCGCGACAGGTCGGTCTCGGCGCGGCGCGCCGAGGCATGCAACGCAAAGGAGAAGCGGATAACGGAGCGGCCATCGTGGCGTACGGCCGGCCCCGCATGCGTGAGCGCGACCGGCTGAAGCGCGACCGCCTGCGTCGTGCGGTACTCGCACTGGACCGTCTTCGGCGTCGTTGCGTCGGCACCGTCCTGCGGCGCGATCGGAATCGGCGCCGAACGCACGGAGATGCCGGCCGGCACGATCTCGGTTTTCTGCAGCTTTTCGTCGGGCGGCACGAGTTGCACGACCGACAGCGACGGAATCATCCGCAGATAGTGCGGCCATAGCAGGCTGACGAGCCCTTCGGTCAGTTCCGGCAGTTCGTCGTCGAGCTTCTGCTGAAGCCGGCCGGTCAGAAAGGCAAAGCCTTCGAACAGGCGTTCGACGTATGGGTCGCGATCGCCGACGCGGTCGAGATTCAGCATCCGCGCGCGGTCTGGATGCGCCTTCGCGAAGGCACGGCCGGACTCGCGCAGGTAGCGCATTTCCGCTTCGTAGTAGCGCAGGATCGGATCGTCGTTTTCCATCGATGTAGGTGGTTCAGTATGAGGTTATGTCGGGCTGTGTCGGGTTGCGCCGGATCGCGTGCCGTGGTGCGCTGTTATTGCAGCGCGAGCGCGCGGGCCGGATCGAGTACGGTCAGTTCGGCTTGCAGCTCGCCGACGCGGCGTAGGAGCGCCTGCTTATCGGCGTCCTTTCTCTGACTCTGCGCGTTGAGCATGCGCATCAGGTGGTGCTTGACCTCAAACGTCAGCGCAGGCTCCCAGCGCGCAAGCGGCACAGCGCGCGCCGCTGCGTCCAGTTCGGCAAGCAATGCGAGCGCGGCGTCGGTGTGCCCGGCGTGATCGGCGATGCGCGCCATGACGAGACGCTGCAGATAGCGCTGACGATCGGTGCGCAAGCCCGGCACTGCGTCAAGCCAGATAAAAGCCGCCTCGATTCCGTCGCTCGCCGCGATATCGCGCGCCTGCGCCTCGATTTCGGGCCAGTCGCCGGCTACGCCGTCTTCGTGATCGGCCGATACCGGCAATGGCGTCACGCCGTCGCCCGCTTCGAGATTGCGAACGACCGCGTGACGCGCGATCCATTCGAGCGTCGTATCGTCGGCGAACGGAGTGCCGTCGTCGAAAGCGAGGCGCTCGATTGCGGGCAGGCGCTCGAGGAACAGCGCAAAATCGGCGCGCAGCAAGTCGCGCCAGCTGTCGTAAGGCGGGCCGATGTGATCGAGCGCGACGTGCTGGAAATACTGAAGGTCGAACCACAAGTGGTTGACGCCTTCCATAAACGCACCTTCGACGCGCTCGAGCAATTCATACCACTGCTTTTGCAGCACGAGACGTTTCAATTGCTGACGCACTTCGCCGCGCGGCGGTGCGAGACGCGTGCGCCCGCTCGCCGCGGCTGGCGGCAGTTCATGCAGTGTGTCCCAGCGAATGCTGCGCGCAACGCGCGCGGACGACAGATAGCCGTCTTCCTGGTTGCGCAGCCAGTCGGTCAGCGCACGCGTTTGATCGAGCAGATCTCGCGCCGATGAGATCGTCGATGCCGCTGTCGCGCTTGCGGCCATATCGGGCTGCCGCGCGGCAGACTCGACGTTGGCATTCTGCGCGGGTTCTTCGGTACGCGCGAAACGCGCGACGAGCGGTTGCAGATTGGGGCGCGCCGGCTCGGGCCACCCCCCCGTACGCGCGATAAGCAGGTCGAGCGCGGCAATCGCGCGCTCGAAGTCGTCAGGTTCGAACTCGCCGCGGCTGTCGAGCATGCCGAGCATGCGAGTCGTGGCCAGCATATCGAGCGCGCCCTTCTTCGCCTCGGCGCGCACGGGCAGGATCGCCTCGCCGAAGCGGTCGACGAGCGCGGCAACGAGTTCGAGACCGTCGGCGAAACCGGCCGGGCCGTCCTGTCGCAGCCGCGCGAACGTGTAGTAACCGGCGACGCGCAAGTCTTTGCCGGTCTCCTTCGTCAACTGTTCGCAGTGGCGCACGATCAGCGCGTCGTCGATGCCGGAGAGCTTGCTCGCTTCGTCCTTCAATTCGAAGAAGGCGTCTTCGTAGCCGGGGTCGCGGCCCGCTATGCCGCCGCTTTGCGCGGTGCTGCTTTCGCCCGTGAGCGGTTTGAATGGCTGCAGCCACGCTTCCCATGCGTTCAGGCGCTCGCGCGACAATTGGTCGGCGTCGCGCGACGGAAAAAGATTCTTAAGCAGACTCGAGAGCATTACTGCGCCTCCTGCGGCATCAGGCGAGCGCCCGGCAACGGCGTCGTGGCGCGCTTCGCCGAGGCGATCGCGGCGGCGGGCAGCGGCGGCGGATCGAGCGCCACGGCGTTCGTGGCTGCGCTGTTCGTCGGGTTTTGTGCGTTCGTTGGGTCCGTTGCGTTTCTCGAATGCTTCACGAAAATGCGTGACGGCAACGCGAAATGCCGAAGCGCCAGCACATCGAGCGGACCGGCGCCCGCTTCGCTGCGCAACTGCACGCGAAGCGCAATGCCCTCGCTTTGATCCGGCGTCCACGACAGCAGGTAGCGCGCGTTGTCCTGCTGCGCGACGCTCGCGCGTTCGAGCAGGCGTATCAGTCCGAAGCGGCCTTGCGTGTCGAGTGCGGAACGCAGGCCGCCGTGCTCGGTTTGCCATTCGATATGCGACAGGTTGTCGAGCGACTGACCTGGCCATTCGAACGGCATCCATTCTTCTTTCTGGTTGAAGTAATGCAGCTCGCGGCCGGACAGCGCAAAGCGGATGTCGGAAATGCCCGGTGTCGGGACCGCGCGCAGTTCGTAGCGCACGTGCGCATCGCCGGACGGAAACAGCACCGTCGACACGCGCGTGAGCCGGTTCAACGCGGCGAGAAAATTCGGATCGAGCATCAGCGCGCCATGGTTCGCGCTTTGCGCGGCGACCCACCGGTCGCCCTGGCGTTCGACGACGCCCGCAAGCTGCGTGGCAACGAACTGCGTAATCACGCCATTGTCGGTGCGCATGAAGCGCGCCATTTCGGGTAACGATGCGTCGTTGTCGGAGTCGGCGAATGGATAACGGCCCGCAAAGCTGCGATTCCAGTCCGAGACGATCGCGCTGCGCCAGATCTCGTTCAGACTCGACGCAGCCGGTGCGACGACGACCTGCCACGTCTGGTTCATCGGCGCTTCGAAGAGATTGCCGAAACCGGCCCATTGTTCACCGAGGCTTGCCGCCACGCGGCTTGCGTAATCGCGGCTGTCGGCGATATCCGATGTTTTGCCTTGCAGAACCGCTTGCGCCGCGACGCGCGACATCGCGTCCGGGTCCGCGCTGGCCACCATTTGCTGCGCCTTGAGACGCATGGCCGTCACGCGTTCGAGATAGCGGGCGAGACTGAGCTCGCCCGTGGTCCCGAGTTGAGCCGCGGCCTGGTTGCCGGACGTTTGCTGCAGCGAAAGCGGGTCGCTGCCGGTCAGGCGAAGGATCGGCGCGAAAGCCGCGGCGAGCGAGGCGGTTGCCGGCGTGCGCTCTACAGGTCGCGAACGCCCATCGTTGGATGGACTGATCGCGCCGCTAAAGGAGGGGTTGTTCGACTGCCCGTCGGCGCCGACCAGATGTTGCGCCTTGCGAATCAACGTGTCCGACAGCGATTGCGCGGTTGTTCCCGCATTCGCCTGATAGACGATGACGTTCATCAGCGCGACGAGCGGCGAGCGTTGCGGATCGCCGAGCAACGCCAGTTGGTCGACCGTGCCTGACAGCGTAGGCGCCGGCTGCCAGCGCAGGCTGTTCAGGAACGTGCCCCACGCGCGCGCGTAGTCGTCGAAATAGCGCTTGCCGAGGTCGGCTTTCAACGTCGACGGCGAGACAGCGCGCGTGCTCGTGTCCGAGAGCACCCAATCGGCTTTCGTATCGCGCTTCTCGCTTGCGTCTTCGATGGCCTGCGAGATGCGCTCGTCCCACGCTGCCCGCGTGAAGACGCCGGGGATCGTTGTCGCGGTGCCGAAAAGACCGCGGCTCGTGGCGCCGCCGACGCCGAGGGACGCCTGTGCTTGTGGCGCGCCGTCGCCGAGTAACGTGGCAAGCGACACCGGCGGGTACTTCGGTCGCGCATCGTCGAGAATCTGCTGGTAGATCGCGTCGGTCGAATTCTGGATGCCGCGTACGCCGATGATGGTCTGTCGCGTCGAGGCGATCAGTGCACGGTCCGCGGAGATCGCGGATGCCGGCTTCGCACCGTGTTTGCGGTCGGCCAGGTGCGTGGCGTAGAACGTCAGCAGATGACGGCGCAAGTCGTCCCATGTGCCCGGGGCCAGCGTCGAATCGTGCGGACGGGCGGGGATGCCCGTTGCGATCAGTTGAGGCGTGAGAAACGCGGCATTGGCCAGTTCGGGCTTTGTCAGCATCAGATACGTTTTCAGTGTGTCGTAGGCGGCTTGCACCTGCGTGTCGCCCCCGCTCGCGATTTCCGAGTCGGACAACGACGCGAGTTGACGCAGGCGGCCTTCGAGCTTTTGACGCAGTGGTTCACCGAGGAAACGGTGCGCTGCTGAGTCGTACGCGGCTTGCAGTGCGCTGAGAACGGCGATGTCGCGGTTCAGGCCGAAACGCGTGCTCCACGGGGCACGCTCGCGCGTGTGGGTCTCGAGGGTGTCGATCTGTTTGGCGAGCGCGTCGAAGGCGAGCGCGGTTGCGGTCTGATCGGGCGTGGTCGAATCGCTCATGAGCCTGGCGAGCGTGTGATCGGCAGCGCGGATTGCCGCGCGGTTCGTGAAACCTGATGTGACCGTGCCAGCGATCCACAGGGCGAACGCTGCGATTGTCAACCACGCGGCTGTAGTGGACGCGGAAAACCCGACGCGGCGGCCGTGGACTTTGCGGCTGTGGTCGGCGATGGTTTGCCAGATGACGGTTCCGGAACGGAGCAGGTCTGCTCCGTCTGCTTCGACTGCTACGTCCGCTCGCGGCTGCACGCCGCTACCGCCGGCCGCTTCGCGCGCTCCCGACGCGACCGGGTCCCGCTCCTTGTAAAGCGGCATGAATAGAAGGCCATGCACCGCGTGGGTGTAGAAGCGGGATTGAGCGACCCGGAACACTACCTCCGACAACGAGCGCCGCAGACCGGAAACGTATCGAGAAAGCGCTGCCGGGTAGCGATCGAGAGGATCGCTGGCCATCCGTCCGACACCGGCATACGCGAGATGGTCTGCGAGACCTTGCAACGATAGATCGATTTCGGCGGCATCCACTCGCGCGTTCGACCAGGTGACACCGATGGCTTCATCTGGCATTGGCGATTCGGTGCCGAAATCCGTGACGTGCAGCAGATAGGCCGGCGCGGCCCAGCACAGCACGTGAGCGTGGCGTGCCAGCCGTTGAACGACTTCGTCGGCTTCGGCCGGCGCGTGCTTCGCGCCGCGATCGCGGGTCACCACAACGACGGCATCGACCGGACGTCGGCGGCGCATACGCCGGATCTGCTCGAGCCAGTCGGGATCGAGCGTGGTGGAGATTTGCTTCGCGTAGAGCAGGACCGCGTTTGCGGTGACTGCATAGCCAGTCTTGGCAAGCTGCGGCGCAAGACGGCTGACCTGCGGCAAATCGCCCGCAAGCAGTATCCAGCGGTCGCGATAGCGCCAATGACGGCCGTGGCGTTGTCGAAGCGTGTCGCGCAGTGCGGTTGCGGGATCGGGTTGCGCGTCGTGTTCGCCATGCTCGTCATGTGCAGCCGAGCCTGTGAAAAGACCTGACGGGGCATGCTTCTGGCTGTCGTAGTGCACAAACCAGCGCGCTGCTCTCGACGACGCGATGAGCAGCAAGACTGCTTCCAGATATTTCACGAACAGCATGGCGAGCAGCAACGCGGACAGCAGCCCAAGCTCGATCATGATTCGCGCATCGCGAGACCATCCGTAGCGGGCGCCCTGCACCCATACGGCAATACCGAGGGAGACGAAAATGATCGCGGCCGAGATGCCGATAAAGAGGCCGAGCGGTTGTATTTTGCTTTTGTTCATATCTGTTATTTGCACACGAGGGCAACGAGTTCGTTGTCGTCCCGGGACAGCACTAGTTGTGGCTCCCGCTCCCGTGTTGCCCGAGCGTTTTCAGCAGCGAACGCGGCGGCAAGCCAGGGACCGGCTGACGAGCAATCGCCGACGGACGTTTCGAGCCTCATCCAGTTCGGGTTGTTCTTGAGATTGGCCGCCTGTTGCACTGCGGTTACCTGCTCGCCTGTCAGGCCGTGGGTCCAGACTGTTTGCACGTCGTCGATCGATAGCCCGCTCCAACCGGTCACAAGTTCCAGCGTTTCTTTGATGGTCTCCCGCTCACCTTTGGCCGGTCGGTGCAGATGTGTCGCTGTGGAGCGCAAAGGCGACGGCAGCACGTGTGGCCGCCCGACGAGCAAGGCGACGCCGGCTTCTGCAACGCCATCCGGCAACAACGTGCTCAGTGCGTCGCGAAGTTCAATTGCGATCAGCAGATAGGCTTTGCTGTCGTCCCGGTTGTCGAGCCACGCGTCGATCTGGAAAAGCGGGATCGGGGCGCTGGCCGACTGGACATCGAGTGCCTTGCTGTCTAGCGTAGTTCGCGCGAGCAACAGCGCTCGCAATTGGCTTTTGAGTTCATCGGACTTTAACTTCGACTGCACATGGAACTTGACCTGAAGCTCTGTTTGCGCAGGCAAGGCGTTGATTTGGGGAGCGAAATAGTCGGTGAACCGCGCGAGCAGTGACGTACATATCGCGCGATGACGGGCGTATTCGTCAAGTTCGTTACCTGAACCGGGTTGGTCTACCGGGCAATCCATCCAGCGGGCGGCGACATTGCCAGTCATGCCTGGAGGGCGAGGTCGCGCTTCGAGCTTTGTCGATCCGCTCCGAATGCCATCGAGGGCATTGACCGTTTCGTTTGTCGAGAAACACCAGGCGCGGCCAAGCACGGCAAAGGGCCTGCTCGCGAGCGCATGACAAGCGTCTTTCGCTTCATCGCTCATGCTGTTGGCGGCGATTGCTTCGGCACGGATCATGTAGCCATAGCCGAGCCGGCTGCACAGCAGGAAAGCCCACGTCAGGAACGGGTAGCCTGTCAGGCAAAACCAGAACCATGGCGTGTTCGTCGGACGGCCCGCCGGCCATAAGACGATCGCGAGCCCTGCACCGGCCAAAAGCGTAAGTGCGAGCAGGATGGTCCATGTAATCGTCGATAGTCGCGGAGGAGCAGGCACGGTTACCGGCGGTGGGACGCGATTGAAGTCGATAGGCATTGGTTTAACGCGATCGAGTGTTGCTGGACGATGGGATGAAAGTCGCGGCGCACCGAGTGCGACCGCCATCACCAGGACAAAGGGACCGTGCATATGGGCGCATCATTTCTGCATGAGATTTTTCCATTGAAACTACGCCGCCACTTCGTGATCGAGCAATTCGATACTAATTATCTACGTCATCGATCGGCGATGATGTACTTATTCCGCGGTACGCACGTTGACTCAGACGTTGATATATGCCTTTTTCACAAATCAGATTCGCGACGGTTTCGCCGCTTCTTTTCACATAGACCCCATTAGGCGGCCCTTGATAGATTACGTAATCGTAGTCGCCCGATCTGAATCGCACATGTTCAATATTCAAATTTCCGCCAGTAATGTCAACGATCGAAAATCTTTTTCGAGGCGACTGCGATCCACTTGGAAATTTGAACTCTATGCGATCAGGCGTGCCAAACCGGTACTGGACGTAACCATAGTTTGGCGACAGATTTCCAGAGGCACAAAGGGAGATTATTTTTTTGCCTGATGGGCAGCTGAAGTAAATTTCCTCGTGCTGTTGACATAACGTTGCTTCGTTTGCTTGCACAGTGACGCATGCACTTGCAATGGATAGTGCGATGGCTACTCTGAATATAAAATTGCGCGAAATCCGATTCAATTAAAATCTCCACGATTATAAAATACTTCGAAATTTTTGAAGCGCGCCTGATAACTATCAGTGTATAAATTCACAATGGCAGTAATCGCGTCCACCTGCTTACTGGTGGCACCTTGATCGGCTATATTCGCGAGGCCATTGCTCACCCAGAAGTACGCCGCTGACCTTGCCGCGTACTTGGGCTGGATCAACAGGTCCGGATTAGTTTCAAAGTCGACTATGTCTTCAGGCCATTCGCTTTGGTGATTCTTGTTCCACTTCGTAAATTCGCGATAGTGGGTACGGCCGGTAAGTTGCTTCATGCCTCTTCCCCGATACTTCCACCCGTCTCCACTTTTATAATCCCCGTTGCCGAGATCGACGCGCCCGCCATACGCACCATTTGCGATTGCCTCAAAGTCCTCTTGAGTCATGCGAGTGCCATCCGCTTTGATCGGTCTTACATTCTCGTAGCCGTGTACGGCCTGATCCGGATTTCGCCTGAAGTAGGAGAAAGTTGCGATTAATGAACTTGCCTTCCATACGAAACTTTCCTCTAACGTTAAAGACGGTCCGGCTTCCTGCGCGACTTGCGCAAAAAAGTGCGTTCGTCTGAGCGGCGAATCCAACTCGTAGGTTTCGATGTGCGCATTGAGTTCATCGACGAGTTCCTGGAGGTCTTCTGCACGCGCGCTCGGGAACACTTTTTCTACGATCTGCAAAGTGAATCGGAAGCATGCACGCTGGAAGTTGCCAGCCAACCCAATCGGGTGAATATGAAACACATCCGGTTCCGGAAAGCCCGGCACCCGAGCCTTCACCTCAT belongs to Paraburkholderia sp. SOS3 and includes:
- the tssF gene encoding type VI secretion system baseplate subunit TssF; translated protein: MENDDPILRYYEAEMRYLRESGRAFAKAHPDRARMLNLDRVGDRDPYVERLFEGFAFLTGRLQQKLDDELPELTEGLVSLLWPHYLRMIPSLSVVQLVPPDEKLQKTEIVPAGISVRSAPIPIAPQDGADATTPKTVQCEYRTTQAVALQPVALTHAGPAVRHDGRSVIRFSFALHASARRAETDLSRLRLYLNADLPTAFAVHLALTREVDAVAWRIAGVRDGEAQPLAGVTVEPAGFCAEERLWPKAEAAFSGYQLLLEYFTFREKFLFVDLCGLDIAKLPAKSTRFELEFVLKQAFPSDQRFNAENVRLFCTPVINLFRLDAETIEANHHETEYRVVPAGRHGEHIETYSVDAIESFDHVTARRYEYVPFKTFRHRGGMMRHEAPERYFHTRVRPGVGGLHETWIVLGGHAWESAETLPLESLSLHVTGTNGMLPRKGLREANIDELAESTPHVAGVRSLVAPTLPLHPPTGDRFHWRVLSHLAPNFLSMMDAQVLRGALALYDWTDDELNRRRLAGILSVSQELLEEVSGGAVERGMHIVVTLDSHAFAGDGDVMLFGELLHRFFGLYAEINLFTKLSIVSLPSRARIGWPRSKMQRAAL
- a CDS encoding ImcF-related family protein → MNKSKIQPLGLFIGISAAIIFVSLGIAVWVQGARYGWSRDARIMIELGLLSALLLAMLFVKYLEAVLLLIASSRAARWFVHYDSQKHAPSGLFTGSAAHDEHGEHDAQPDPATALRDTLRQRHGRHWRYRDRWILLAGDLPQVSRLAPQLAKTGYAVTANAVLLYAKQISTTLDPDWLEQIRRMRRRRPVDAVVVVTRDRGAKHAPAEADEVVQRLARHAHVLCWAAPAYLLHVTDFGTESPMPDEAIGVTWSNARVDAAEIDLSLQGLADHLAYAGVGRMASDPLDRYPAALSRYVSGLRRSLSEVVFRVAQSRFYTHAVHGLLFMPLYKERDPVASGAREAAGGSGVQPRADVAVEADGADLLRSGTVIWQTIADHSRKVHGRRVGFSASTTAAWLTIAAFALWIAGTVTSGFTNRAAIRAADHTLARLMSDSTTPDQTATALAFDALAKQIDTLETHTRERAPWSTRFGLNRDIAVLSALQAAYDSAAHRFLGEPLRQKLEGRLRQLASLSDSEIASGGDTQVQAAYDTLKTYLMLTKPELANAAFLTPQLIATGIPARPHDSTLAPGTWDDLRRHLLTFYATHLADRKHGAKPASAISADRALIASTRQTIIGVRGIQNSTDAIYQQILDDARPKYPPVSLATLLGDGAPQAQASLGVGGATSRGLFGTATTIPGVFTRAAWDERISQAIEDASEKRDTKADWVLSDTSTRAVSPSTLKADLGKRYFDDYARAWGTFLNSLRWQPAPTLSGTVDQLALLGDPQRSPLVALMNVIVYQANAGTTAQSLSDTLIRKAQHLVGADGQSNNPSFSGAISPSNDGRSRPVERTPATASLAAAFAPILRLTGSDPLSLQQTSGNQAAAQLGTTGELSLARYLERVTAMRLKAQQMVASADPDAMSRVAAQAVLQGKTSDIADSRDYASRVAASLGEQWAGFGNLFEAPMNQTWQVVVAPAASSLNEIWRSAIVSDWNRSFAGRYPFADSDNDASLPEMARFMRTDNGVITQFVATQLAGVVERQGDRWVAAQSANHGALMLDPNFLAALNRLTRVSTVLFPSGDAHVRYELRAVPTPGISDIRFALSGRELHYFNQKEEWMPFEWPGQSLDNLSHIEWQTEHGGLRSALDTQGRFGLIRLLERASVAQQDNARYLLSWTPDQSEGIALRVQLRSEAGAGPLDVLALRHFALPSRIFVKHSRNATDPTNAQNPTNSAATNAVALDPPPLPAAAIASAKRATTPLPGARLMPQEAQ
- the tssJ gene encoding type VI secretion system lipoprotein TssJ, which codes for MSMPIAAATRVTTAMVACATLLSACGAWQSISDTSASAYRAVFYKQVKTVDVDLTARASLNPDDAGRATSVAVRVLQLKDRKLFDGASYDDLLKNDRTVLAQDLQAASLSAVLNPGASASLSQPLQPETKFVAVVAFYREPGGDGAWKRVIDRNQLDPDKPLKLELVDQSLLVAGDEARNRSQ
- the tssG gene encoding type VI secretion system baseplate subunit TssG is translated as MKPVDSPALEPLVMLLLARAPHMSFMQLCRLFEMRAPASPGFGTRDTAAHEPVRFGSWPRLGFPAGELAAVEFDESEQSRESRRGGASGAESGNPYGDRDPYRVPPAPPTVRTTFMGLYGVDAAMPPHMIDEIALREEGHEALEAFLDQFNHRFVTLLYRAWKKYRYPESFRAGGVDRHSRDLLCLAGFGWGDKPERAGLPASRMLALLGLLIQRTRTPEGLEGVIALAAPGVRVRVDEFWPVAIMAGAPDPLSSARQGGAAAPDGGRRGLGCGYVLGKRMIYRNGAVRATLRPADARQAHDLLPGAWLHRELCAYVRLYVGVKANVHLRMTIPSTLAPQPTIGTRGASDAPGVTPAPRLGWTTVLPASDERLIHINLGLCEALLASRPNICLDSNHA
- the tssA gene encoding type VI secretion system protein TssA — encoded protein: MLSSLLKNLFPSRDADQLSRERLNAWEAWLQPFKPLTGESSTAQSGGIAGRDPGYEDAFFELKDEASKLSGIDDALIVRHCEQLTKETGKDLRVAGYYTFARLRQDGPAGFADGLELVAALVDRFGEAILPVRAEAKKGALDMLATTRMLGMLDSRGEFEPDDFERAIAALDLLIARTGGWPEPARPNLQPLVARFARTEEPAQNANVESAARQPDMAASATAASTISSARDLLDQTRALTDWLRNQEDGYLSSARVARSIRWDTLHELPPAAASGRTRLAPPRGEVRQQLKRLVLQKQWYELLERVEGAFMEGVNHLWFDLQYFQHVALDHIGPPYDSWRDLLRADFALFLERLPAIERLAFDDGTPFADDTTLEWIARHAVVRNLEAGDGVTPLPVSADHEDGVAGDWPEIEAQARDIAASDGIEAAFIWLDAVPGLRTDRQRYLQRLVMARIADHAGHTDAALALLAELDAAARAVPLARWEPALTFEVKHHLMRMLNAQSQRKDADKQALLRRVGELQAELTVLDPARALALQ